The nucleotide sequence TGCTATTATAGCTGTAAAACCCGGATGGGCCGAGCAAGATCCGGAATCGTGGTGGAAATACCTTAAAGAAGCTATTAAAGGCGCGATTGCTGTTGCACGGATAAACGGAGAAGATATAAAGGCCGTTGGTATTTCTTATCAAATGCATGGGCTGGTTGTAGTTAATAAGGCTAAGGAAGTTCTTCGTCCTTCAATTATATGGTGCGATAGCCGGGCTGTGCAGTATGGCGACAGAGCTTTTAAAGCGATTGGCGAGAAGTATTGCTTGTCTCATCTTCTTAATTCTCCCGGTAATTTCACCGCTTCCAAGCTGGCTTGGATTAAAGAGTATGAACCTCGGTTGTTTGATGAAATAGATAAGATAATGCTTCCCGGAGATTTTATCGCGATGCGTATGACGGGCGATATTGTTACGACGGTATCGGGTTTATCGGAAGGTATTTTCTGGGATTTTAAGAATCAGTGTGTTTCGAAGGAATTGATGAACTATTACGGTTTTAACGACGACTTAATCGCTGATATTAAGCCGACTTTTGGTTTACAGGGTGAGCTGACTGCTTCGGTTGCCACGGAACTGGGATTAAAGAAGGGTACGCCTGTTACCTATCGTGCGGGCGATCAGCCAAACAATGCTTTATCTTTAAATGTGCTCAATCCCGGAGAGATTGCTGCTACCGGAGGTACTTCGGGTGTTGTTTATGGCGTAAATGGAACTATAAATTACGATTCTCTCTCGAGAGTCAACACATTTGCCCATGTTAATTATACGGAGGAAAATCCTCGTCTTGGCGTGTTGCTTTGTATTAATGGGGTAGGGATTCTAAATTCATGGATTAAACGGAATATTGCTCCGGCCGGAATGGATTATGATGGGTTGAATGAGCTTGCTGCCGGAATTCCTGTGGGGTCCGAAGGGTTGTCTATTCTTCCGTTTGGAAACGGAGCTGAACGGATGTTGCAGAACAAGCCATCTTCCTGTTCGGTTCACGGTTTGAACTTCAATATCCATAGTAAAGCGCATTTGGCTCGTGCGGCTCAGGAAGGGATCGTCTTTTCTTTTAAGTATGGCATGGAGATCATGAACCAGATGGGTATTGATATTGATGTTATACGCGCAGGAAATGCGAACATGTTTTTAAGTCCTGTCTTCAGAGAGGCATTGGCCGGAGTAACCGGTGCTGTTATCGAGTTGTATGATACGAATGGTGCCGTTGGTGCTGCGAAAGGGGCAGGAATGGGCGCGGGAATATATAGTTCGGCGGAGGAAGCTTTTGCTTCTCTTAAGAAAATCGACGTAATCGAACCTGATGGGTTAAAAGCGGATCAATATTGTGGCGCTTACGAAACCTGGAAAGAGAGATTGATAAAGAATAGTTAATTCAAACATATATTAATTTTAAATACAGACTAATTATGAGCTTTTTTAAAGGTGAAAAAGAATTCTTTCCAGGAATTGGAAAGATTCAGTTCGAAGGACTTGAGTCGGCTAATCCATTAGCATTTCGTTATTATGATGAGAACCGGGTGGTAATGGGTAAAACCCTGAAGGATCATCTTCGTTTTGCAATGGCTTACTGGCATACGTTGTGTGCCGAAGGTGGCGATCAGTTTGGTGGTGGAACGATTGAATTTCCATGGAACAATGCTTCTGATGCCATCTCCCGTGCAAAATACAAGATGGATGCTGCTTTCGAGTTTATGTCAAAGTGTGGTATCCCTTATTACTGTTTTCACGATGTGGATGTGGTTGAAGAAGCTCCGACAATGGCCGAATTCGAAACTCGTCTGCATACAATGGTGGGTCATGCTAAAGGACTTCAGGAAGCTACAGGTAAGAAATTGTTATGGGGAACCGCAAATGTGTTCAGTAACAAGCGTTACATGAATGGTGCTGCTACAAATCCTTATTTCCCTGCAGTTGCTTTTGCCGGAACTCAAATAAAGAATGCCATTGATGCCACAATCGCTCTTGGCGGAGAAAACTATGTATTCTGGGGTGGTCGCGAAGGTTATATGAGCTTGCTTAACACGAACATGAAGCGTGAGAAAGAGCACTTAGCTATGATGCTTACTATGGCTCGTGACTATGGTCGCAAAAATGGTTTCAAAGGTACTTTCCTTATTGAACCAAAGCCTATGGAGCCAACAAAACATCAATATGATGTAGATGCTGAAACAGTGATTGGTTTCTTACGTCATTACGGTCTTGATAAAGACTTTGCTTTGAATATTGAAGTAAATCACGCTACATTAGCCGGACATACGTTCGAACATGAACTGCAGGCTTCTGCCGATGCGGGTATGCTTGGTAGTATTGATGCGAATCGCGGAGATTATCAGAACGGATGGGATACCGACCAATTCCCCATCGATTCATATGAACTTACTCAGGCTATGCTTGTAATTCTTGAAGCAGGTGGATTTAAAACCGGTGGTACAAACTTTGATGCAAAAACAAGAAGAAATTCGACCGACCTTGAAGATATCTTTATTGCACATATCTCTGGTATGGATGTTTTTGCAAGAGCTTTATTGTCGGCTGCTGATATCATGGAAAAAACGGATTATCTCAAAATGAGAGCTGAACGTTATGCTTCATTTAATGAGGGTAATGGAAAGGCTTTTGAAGAGGGTAAACTTTCTCTTGAAGACCTTCGTGCTATTGCTTTGGCTCATGGTGAACCAAAACAATTCAGCGGAAAGCAAGAGTTGTACGAAATGATTGTAAGCCGTCATATCTAATAATTAAAAGAGAATAAGAGCCGGGGTTGTTTAATTAAACGTCGGCTCTTATTTAATAATCTAATATATACATGAAAAACAAAAGCTATATTTTTGGAATTACTTTGGTCGCAACCTTAGGTGGATTATTGTTCGGATATGATACGGCTGTAATTTCAGGGGCGGTAGAGTCGTTACGTATGTTTTTTATCGAGCCGTATAATCTTCCGTTGGATCAGGCTAATGCTTTAGAGGGATTTGTTGTTAGCAGTGCCCTGATAGGATGTATTGTAGGGGCTTCCTTTGCCGGATGGCTTAGTCAGCGGTACGGACGTAAACCAACGCTTGTATTTGCAGCTGTATTATTTCTACTTTCTGCGATAGGTTCTTCCTGGCCGGAACTTTTTGTGGGTTTACCTGGTAGCGGAGACCATACGTTTATGTATATGTTTGTCGCTTACAGAATATTAGGAGGCATTGGCGTGGGTCTTGCTTCTATGGTTTCGCCTATGTATATTGCCGAAATTGCACCGGCCGAACGTAGAGGAAACTTAGTTTCCTGGAACCAGTTTGCTATCATCTTTGGTATGTTGGTTGTCTATTTTGTAAATTACTTTATTGCTCTGCAGGGTGATATCGAGTGGTTACATACTATTGGCTGGCGTTGGATGTTTGCTTCCGGAACAATTCCTGCCTTGTTGTTTTTGATTTTATTGCTTTTTGTTCCCGAATCTCCCAGATTCCTTGTAATGAAGGGTAAGACATCCGAGGCCAATTCTATTTTACTGAAATTAATGGGTAAAGAAGAAGCTGCGAAAGAATTAGTTGATATTAAAGAGAGTTTCAAAGAAAAGGCTCCCTCATTGAAGCCATACTTTACTTTTATGGGTGCGTGGCTTGCCATTTTTATTGCGGCTTATAGCTTACTGGAGTTTGCTGGAAACACGAATGCGCTTGAACTATCATTAATAGGCAGCTTTATTGTTTCGCTTGCTTTCCCAATAAAATCTTTTGGGATTCCTATCATTATGGTAGGTATCATGTTATCGGCTTTCCAGCAATTTGTTGGAATCAATGTCGTATTGTATTATGCACCGGAGATTTTTAAAACGATGGGAGCTAATACGGATACGGCTTTGTTGCAGCAGATTGTTGTGGGTGCAATTAACTTGTCATTTACAGTGCTTGCTATTTTTACTGTAGATAAATTTGGACGCAAGCCTTTAATGATAATCGGTGCGCTTATAATGTCTGTGTCGATGCTTATTTTAGGTACTACTTTCTATACAAACTCTGTTGGAATGGGTTCTCTTATTTGCATGCTGGTGTATACAGCCGGTTTTGCTATGTCTTGGGGACCAGTGTGCTGGGTTCTTTTATCTGAGATATTCCCTAATTCAATCAGGTCGACTGTGATGAGTATTGCTGTAGCCGGACAATGGGTTGCCAACTTTATGGTTTCGTGGACATTCCCGATGCTTGACAAGAACCAATACCTGACTGATAATTTCAACCATGGTGTTTCCTATTGGATATATGGGGTGATGGGGCTCTTTGCAGCATTCTTAGTCTGGAAGATGGTTCCTGAAACAAAAGGGAAAACCCTCGAAGAAATGGAAAAGTACTGGAAGAGATAAACAAAAAAATAAGAGGATGACTTTGATAGGTTATCCTCTTATTTTTTTAAAATTAAACAGTACTTTTGTGGCAGTAAATAATGCAACACGGAGTGATATGATTATTCTGAAGCGAATTCTTATCTGGTTAAGAAATCTGATTTTATTTCTTTTTGTTTCCAGCCTTGTTTGGGTGGTAGCCTGTAAATTTATACCGGTTTACTACACTCCATTAATGTTTATCAGAGTGTATGAGCAGTTTAAGGAAGGAAAACCTCTAAAGTTAAAACATACCTGGGTTCCTATTTCTAAAATTGCACAACCGATGGTGCAAGCGGTGGTTTCTTCCGAAGATAACTTATTTATGGAGCATAATGGGTTTGATGTAGAACAGATAAAAAAAGCCCGCAAAGAGGCTGATCGTGGTAAGCGAGTGCGTGGAGCGAGTACAATTACTCAACAGACTGCTAAAAATGTGTTTTTATGGCCGGGTAAAAGTTATATCCGTAAAGGGATAGAAGCATACTTTACTGTACTAATTGAATGGATCTGGGGTAAAGAACGCATCATGGAGGTTTATCTGAATTCTATAGAGATGGGTGAAGGTATCTATGGCGTGGAAGCTGTGGCGCAAGAGCATTTTGATAAGCCAGCCTATAAACTGAACCGACGACAAGCGGCTCTGATTGCGGCAACGTTGCCAAATCCCCGCAAATTTAATTCGGCCAAACCATCTCCCTACATGCTTAAAAGACAGTCTAAGATCTTGTCTCTGATGGGTAAATTAATGAAAGTTGAAATGGGATACAGTACAGGATCATCAGATATGGATTCGTCCAAAATTAAAAATAGAAGAAAATGGAGAGCTTTAGTTACCAGGACCTTGGGAGAATAGCCTATTCTTTAGCTTTAGATAAGCAAAACGAAAATTTCCATCAGCTACTTACGTATAAAGAGGATGGATTGAAGGGCGAAAACAAACTGTTATTTTGCGAACACGATCCGGTTTTTACTATTGGTAAAAGCGGAAAAGATTCGAATCTGCTTGTTCCTGAACTTTTATTACAACAAAAGGGGATTACGTTATTTCACATTGATAGAGGAGGGGATATAACTTATCATGGTCCGGGCCAGATTACCGGTTATCCTATATTTGATCTTGATCAGTTTGGAATCGGATTGAAAAAGTATGTACATACTGTAGAGGATATCGTTATTGAATTTTTATCTCAGTATAATATACAAGCAGAAAGATTGGATGGGGCTACCGGAGTGTGGATTGATGCTAATGTTGCTGGTTCTGCACGTAAAATTTGTGCGATTGGCGTTAAAAGCAGTCGTTTTGTGACGATGCATGGTTTTGCTCTGAATATTAATACCGATATGGACTATTATTCTTTGATAAATCCCTGTGGATTTGTAGATAAAGGTGTTACTTCGCTTGAAAAGGAATTAGGCGAAAAACAGGATTTTAATTTGGCGAAGAATCGCCTGCTAACTCTTTTCAAACAGGCTTTTCGATGAATGATATTCAGATTCATTTTGCACCCTTACAAGGATATACGGATGCTGTGTACCGCAAAGCTCATGCTTCTGTTTTCGGGGGAGTAGACGCTTACTATACTCCTTTTGTCCGAATAGATAATGGGGTTGTTCGCTCAAAGGAACTAAGAGACATTTCCCGGGTGAATAATCTGCCGCATTGTGTGGTTCCACAACTAATAGCTTCTTCTGTTGATGAATTTACTTGTTTGGCATCTCTTTTTAAAGAAGAAGGATATACCCGGGCAGATATCAATCTGGGATGTCCATTTCCCAAACAAACAAGACTAAACAGAGGATCTAAACTTTTAGCTTTACCGGAACAGACATTTGAAATGCTTACTCTGGTAAAAGATTTTTCATCAATTAGTTTTTCTGTAAAGATGCGTATTGGCTGGGACGATTCATCTCAATTTGAGAAAATACTCCCATTTTTGAATGAGTTGCCTCTTTCTCACATCACATTGCATCCCCGGTTGGGTACTCAACAATACAAAGGAGAACCTGACATGAGTGCTTTTGAACAATTTTATCATGCATGTAATCATCCCCTGTATTATAATGGTGATATTGATAATTTGGATATATGCGCCGAAATTATTGATCGATTTCCACTTATTGCAGGGATTATGATTGGAAGGGGATTACTTTCTTATCCCTGGATGGCTGTTGAGTATAAGTCGGGAAAGAAAATAGAGCAGGGAGAACGAAGAAAAATGCTTATCGATTTTCACGAGCTTTTATATGAAGGATATGCGAATCAATTGGAGGGGGGAGATCATCAGTTATTATCTAAACTAAAAACGATCTGGGATTACTTTCTCCCGGACTCAGAGAAAAAAATGCGGAAGAAAGTGATTAAAAGTACTTCTTTGAATAATTACAGATTATCAGTATCTTCTTTGTTGGCAGATTACTAGATCTTTGTATTTTTTTTGTAATAATTGAATCGGGTTAAAACATCATTTACGTATTTGAATGTTTCTGACCCACGAAGATATCCATGTTTACATATAGAATCATTGTAATAGATTGGATCGCTTTTCTTTCTTATAAATTCATCCACATTTCCATCCCATTTAGAGGGGTCTTTTCCATATTTCCTGGCTAAACGCTGAGCGTCATAAACATGGCCGATACCAGCATTATAGGCTGCAAGTGTAAATTTCAGTTTCTCTTCCTCATTCGAAATTTCAGAGAAGCCTTGTCTGAAACGACGGAAACATTCTGTTCCTGTTTTTATACCTATTTCCGGATTTTTAAGCTCGTGTGATGAAACGCCCAATCCTCTTGCCGTATTTGGCATAATGCCCATTAATCCTTCGGCTCCGGCCCACGAAATGGATAGTGGATCAAAGTGAGATTCCTGGTAGCTGATTGAAGCCAGCAAGCGCCAATCCAAGTCGATTCTTTCTGCATATTTCTTAAAAAAATGGTCGTAAGGAGATATGTGACCTTTAATTATTTTCGATATAGCAACCTCTTCCGGGATTTTACTTAACTCAAAATAACGTTTTGTAATAGCTTTAAAATTGAAATCAGATGTTTTATCTGTTGCCCATTCATTTACGGCCTTGGCTAACAGCGGACTTCCTTTTCGTACAGCCCAGGATGAACGCTGTAAGAAGCTAACTTTTAGACTTATATCAATGTTATTATAATAGGTTTTGTTTAAACGGGCTGTTTTGTCATCGCTTACCGTATATGGAATTTGTCCTGTCGCGACCATTTCAATCAGATCTTCGGCTGTGATAGAATCTTTTTCAATATCCATGATATGTATCCCTCCGCCAAGTTCCAGATCCAGGTTTGATAAACGTTCATGATATTTTGTTCCATGTTTTACATAAACAGACTTTCCTATTAATTGGGTAACGTCTTTAATTAGTGTATCCCCTTTGTTAGAACGTTGTACTAAAACCTGCGTAGATAGATCTTCTCTTCCGCAGAAAGAAACTTCTTGCCTTAAATTATTAGTAACCGGAACAGGGTATGCTACAATGTCTGCATCTCCGGCTATAAGCATTTCGGTTAACTTAGTAATATTTTCCGCAACCTTAATAGTAAGCTTCAGGCCTTGCGAACGGGCAAAATCGCGTACCAAATCGTATTCGTAACCCATTGGCTGCATTTTGTATTGAAAATAGGAGGTAG is from uncultured Macellibacteroides sp. and encodes:
- a CDS encoding transporter substrate-binding domain-containing protein, with protein sequence MQIVYLKKKILLFSLLTITLFGCFSCYGNKDSQTKEETAKQVDLPQLKVKGELTAVTLYSSTSYFQYKMQPMGYEYDLVRDFARSQGLKLTIKVAENITKLTEMLIAGDADIVAYPVPVTNNLRQEVSFCGREDLSTQVLVQRSNKGDTLIKDVTQLIGKSVYVKHGTKYHERLSNLDLELGGGIHIMDIEKDSITAEDLIEMVATGQIPYTVSDDKTARLNKTYYNNIDISLKVSFLQRSSWAVRKGSPLLAKAVNEWATDKTSDFNFKAITKRYFELSKIPEEVAISKIIKGHISPYDHFFKKYAERIDLDWRLLASISYQESHFDPLSISWAGAEGLMGIMPNTARGLGVSSHELKNPEIGIKTGTECFRRFRQGFSEISNEEEKLKFTLAAYNAGIGHVYDAQRLARKYGKDPSKWDGNVDEFIRKKSDPIYYNDSICKHGYLRGSETFKYVNDVLTRFNYYKKNTKI
- the lipB gene encoding lipoyl(octanoyl) transferase LipB, whose product is MESFSYQDLGRIAYSLALDKQNENFHQLLTYKEDGLKGENKLLFCEHDPVFTIGKSGKDSNLLVPELLLQQKGITLFHIDRGGDITYHGPGQITGYPIFDLDQFGIGLKKYVHTVEDIVIEFLSQYNIQAERLDGATGVWIDANVAGSARKICAIGVKSSRFVTMHGFALNINTDMDYYSLINPCGFVDKGVTSLEKELGEKQDFNLAKNRLLTLFKQAFR
- a CDS encoding tRNA-dihydrouridine synthase family protein encodes the protein MNDIQIHFAPLQGYTDAVYRKAHASVFGGVDAYYTPFVRIDNGVVRSKELRDISRVNNLPHCVVPQLIASSVDEFTCLASLFKEEGYTRADINLGCPFPKQTRLNRGSKLLALPEQTFEMLTLVKDFSSISFSVKMRIGWDDSSQFEKILPFLNELPLSHITLHPRLGTQQYKGEPDMSAFEQFYHACNHPLYYNGDIDNLDICAEIIDRFPLIAGIMIGRGLLSYPWMAVEYKSGKKIEQGERRKMLIDFHELLYEGYANQLEGGDHQLLSKLKTIWDYFLPDSEKKMRKKVIKSTSLNNYRLSVSSLLADY
- the mtgA gene encoding monofunctional biosynthetic peptidoglycan transglycosylase — its product is MIILKRILIWLRNLILFLFVSSLVWVVACKFIPVYYTPLMFIRVYEQFKEGKPLKLKHTWVPISKIAQPMVQAVVSSEDNLFMEHNGFDVEQIKKARKEADRGKRVRGASTITQQTAKNVFLWPGKSYIRKGIEAYFTVLIEWIWGKERIMEVYLNSIEMGEGIYGVEAVAQEHFDKPAYKLNRRQAALIAATLPNPRKFNSAKPSPYMLKRQSKILSLMGKLMKVEMGYSTGSSDMDSSKIKNRRKWRALVTRTLGE
- the xylA gene encoding xylose isomerase, with translation MSFFKGEKEFFPGIGKIQFEGLESANPLAFRYYDENRVVMGKTLKDHLRFAMAYWHTLCAEGGDQFGGGTIEFPWNNASDAISRAKYKMDAAFEFMSKCGIPYYCFHDVDVVEEAPTMAEFETRLHTMVGHAKGLQEATGKKLLWGTANVFSNKRYMNGAATNPYFPAVAFAGTQIKNAIDATIALGGENYVFWGGREGYMSLLNTNMKREKEHLAMMLTMARDYGRKNGFKGTFLIEPKPMEPTKHQYDVDAETVIGFLRHYGLDKDFALNIEVNHATLAGHTFEHELQASADAGMLGSIDANRGDYQNGWDTDQFPIDSYELTQAMLVILEAGGFKTGGTNFDAKTRRNSTDLEDIFIAHISGMDVFARALLSAADIMEKTDYLKMRAERYASFNEGNGKAFEEGKLSLEDLRAIALAHGEPKQFSGKQELYEMIVSRHI
- the xylE gene encoding D-xylose transporter XylE, whose product is MKNKSYIFGITLVATLGGLLFGYDTAVISGAVESLRMFFIEPYNLPLDQANALEGFVVSSALIGCIVGASFAGWLSQRYGRKPTLVFAAVLFLLSAIGSSWPELFVGLPGSGDHTFMYMFVAYRILGGIGVGLASMVSPMYIAEIAPAERRGNLVSWNQFAIIFGMLVVYFVNYFIALQGDIEWLHTIGWRWMFASGTIPALLFLILLLFVPESPRFLVMKGKTSEANSILLKLMGKEEAAKELVDIKESFKEKAPSLKPYFTFMGAWLAIFIAAYSLLEFAGNTNALELSLIGSFIVSLAFPIKSFGIPIIMVGIMLSAFQQFVGINVVLYYAPEIFKTMGANTDTALLQQIVVGAINLSFTVLAIFTVDKFGRKPLMIIGALIMSVSMLILGTTFYTNSVGMGSLICMLVYTAGFAMSWGPVCWVLLSEIFPNSIRSTVMSIAVAGQWVANFMVSWTFPMLDKNQYLTDNFNHGVSYWIYGVMGLFAAFLVWKMVPETKGKTLEEMEKYWKR
- a CDS encoding FGGY family carbohydrate kinase — protein: MYLLGCDIGSSSVKASIVDVESGKTVASDYYPREEAAIIAVKPGWAEQDPESWWKYLKEAIKGAIAVARINGEDIKAVGISYQMHGLVVVNKAKEVLRPSIIWCDSRAVQYGDRAFKAIGEKYCLSHLLNSPGNFTASKLAWIKEYEPRLFDEIDKIMLPGDFIAMRMTGDIVTTVSGLSEGIFWDFKNQCVSKELMNYYGFNDDLIADIKPTFGLQGELTASVATELGLKKGTPVTYRAGDQPNNALSLNVLNPGEIAATGGTSGVVYGVNGTINYDSLSRVNTFAHVNYTEENPRLGVLLCINGVGILNSWIKRNIAPAGMDYDGLNELAAGIPVGSEGLSILPFGNGAERMLQNKPSSCSVHGLNFNIHSKAHLARAAQEGIVFSFKYGMEIMNQMGIDIDVIRAGNANMFLSPVFREALAGVTGAVIELYDTNGAVGAAKGAGMGAGIYSSAEEAFASLKKIDVIEPDGLKADQYCGAYETWKERLIKNS